Below is a window of Leptospira saintgironsiae DNA.
CAGGAGATTTCAGTTCCGTTTGTTCTAAAATATCAGGAAGAACTCTCGCAAGTCGAATATTTTTGATCTCTGAAGTTTGGTATCCGGATACTTCTCTGAACCTTCTGTTTGCATCCACGATCATTCTTGTGTCAGCGTTCACTATGATCATTGCATCAGTTGCAAATTCGAACATATAACGGTATCTTTCTTCCGTAGTTTGGCGTTTTAGATCACTTATATCTAATCTGGTTTCTAAGAGATAATTGTCCTCGGAAAGTCTTTTGTTCTTTTCCTCTATGTCTCGGATCTCTTGATTCAAATAATCTAATATTGCATTCACAGTGGAACGTATAAAAAGGTACGGGCTTTTAGGAAGTTGTGTATCTAAAGAAACTTCTCTTCTTCCTAAAAAGAGAGAAAGTGCCAATTCTTTCATTTCAGAAACCAAACTTCTGAGAGGAGAGATATCTTTTACAATATTGCCAAACTTTGCTTTTCCGTTTGAATAGTACCCATTATAAAGTTTGGAATTTGTCTGAGTGATGGAAGAAGGAAATTTAGGGAAAGGATTGTCTGCTACTGAGTGAGCCAGATTTTCTAAAATTTTCTTTCCTCCTTCTAAACCTGGGAAAGTTTTTCCATACATTTCCATCACGAAACGTACATCTTCCAACGAAGGCATTCCTGATAAAATTTTTCCAAGTTCAGGAACTGGCCTTCTATAAAATCCGTCTAGTTCGCCTGGCTTCCAAGGACAAGGGCCTACCCAATCCGCTACGAAAGAATCTCCTTCGTAAGCCACATTATTTGCCAGATCTTCCATTGCCTTTTTGATTGCTCTGGAAACTCTATTTGCTTCTTCCGGAAACTTAGAAGCGAATCTTCCTGTGAATGCGATCATATTCGTAGGTAAATAATAAGGAGGGATCTCGTTTTCTACTGTGAGGCAGTAACCCTTCTCCCCAAAAAATGGATACTCTTGTAAAGATGCGGCCGCACCCAAACACTCTGCACGAATAAACTCATGAGCGAGTAACGTAGGTCTTGTGGTAAGATAAGGTACTGGTTTTCTTCGATGGTAATTTTCGGAGCGAAAAAATTCCTCAGCTACAAATCTATCTAAGGAATAAGGATGTAAAATGGGTAAAAAACTATGATATGAATCTCGGATGGACTCAGCTTCCATATAGGATGCAGAATAAAATCCATGCACCAAACAAGATAAAATGATCCCTCTATAAAAGGTCCAATGCGGAGAAGTTTTTTTGAGTTGTTGATGTGCCCATGCGGTGAAGGGAATTTCTCCTGCTTCTGCCCTACCTTCTCTCAAGTGAGCAAGAACTGCCTCGTAACTTTTGAGTGCTCGAACTCTGACGAGTACATCTTCTTCTTCAAAGTATCCTCTACTGAAAGCCAGGAAGACCGGGAATGCTGTGAGCCTTGGGGTTGTGACTATCTCTATTTCTATCACGCGGTCTATCGTTCTTAGGCACCGGGTTTTTTCAAGAAACCCTTGGATTTCCTTTCTAAAACCTGTAAAAAAGACTCACGGGATCTGGATTTTCTTCCGAGAGACATAATAAGGATGTGAAGATTAGCCATTTTGGCTTAGGTAGGAACTCCTGAGGCTT
It encodes the following:
- a CDS encoding sensor histidine kinase yields the protein MIEIEIVTTPRLTAFPVFLAFSRGYFEEEDVLVRVRALKSYEAVLAHLREGRAEAGEIPFTAWAHQQLKKTSPHWTFYRGIILSCLVHGFYSASYMEAESIRDSYHSFLPILHPYSLDRFVAEEFFRSENYHRRKPVPYLTTRPTLLAHEFIRAECLGAAASLQEYPFFGEKGYCLTVENEIPPYYLPTNMIAFTGRFASKFPEEANRVSRAIKKAMEDLANNVAYEGDSFVADWVGPCPWKPGELDGFYRRPVPELGKILSGMPSLEDVRFVMEMYGKTFPGLEGGKKILENLAHSVADNPFPKFPSSITQTNSKLYNGYYSNGKAKFGNIVKDISPLRSLVSEMKELALSLFLGRREVSLDTQLPKSPYLFIRSTVNAILDYLNQEIRDIEEKNKRLSEDNYLLETRLDISDLKRQTTEERYRYMFEFATDAMIIVNADTRMIVDANRRFREVSGYQTSEIKNIRLARVLPDILEQTELKSPGGKDQNMTFIPEAGLILKDGTKFSVGLSVTGFSAETKRFYQIQVNDNALILESEKIKHEFISNISHELRSPMTNIQGYFDLLFADEQLPLNEDQKGMTDVIRKNVRRLNFLIDNLLQLEKKDSQTSEEMYEIFDPLTVIEEVLYINSPSASESGLTVTTDLSENLKLKGVRFEFSQIITNFFVNAIKYTEKGGIDVSLKKIADKKVEVRFTDTGIGIDPKYKELIFERFFRIPDQRNRTVGGTGLGLSISRTLTNKMGGEVIVEPNQKGGSIFKVILPLYSE